From a region of the Eriocheir sinensis breed Jianghai 21 unplaced genomic scaffold, ASM2467909v1 Scaffold570, whole genome shotgun sequence genome:
- the LOC126993147 gene encoding uncharacterized protein LOC126993147 has product MVVSQVKMRYEDPFDVDAFINSLLFLKKYPGKNIRMEESKIRALVAAARQVLLEQPTLVELEAPVNIIGDIHGQFNDLLRHFDKLGYPPDQNYLFLGDYVDRGKQSLETICLVLAYKVKYPNNFFLLRGNHECASINRIYGFYDECKRRYNVKLWKTFTDLFNCLPLAALIEGTILCMHGGLSPDLHNLEQLRSIERPLNVPDSGLICDILWADPEEEVRGWAPNDRGVSWTFGGDVLRAFLEHHNLSLVVRAHQVVEDGYQFFEKRSLVTLFSAANYCGEFDNAGAVMGVSEDLTCWFNILPPDRRRSYIKK; this is encoded by the exons ATGGTTGTGTCTCAAGTCAAGATGAGGTACGAAGACCCCTTTGACGTGGACGCCTTCATCAACAGTCTACTTTTTCTCAAGAAGTACCCCGGCAAAAAT ATACGAATGGAAGAGTCCAAGATCCGCGCGTTGGTGGCAGCGGCACGCCAGGTCCTCCTGGAGCAGCCCACCCTCGTCGAGCTGGAGGCACCAGTCAACATTATCGGGGACATTCACGGACAGTTTAACGATCTACTGCGGCACTTCGACAAGCTTGGCTATCCGCCGGACCAAAACTACCTCTTTCTTGGCGACTATGTTGACCG AGGCAAGCAGTCCCTGGAGACCATTTGCCTGGTTCTCGCCTACAAAGTGAAGTACCCAAATAACTTCTTCCTACTCAGAGGCAACCACGAGTGTGCGTCCATCAATAG AATATATGGGTTTTATGACGAGTGCAAGAGGAGATACAACGTTAAGCTGTGGAAGACTTTCACAGACCTCTTCAACTGCTTGCCCCTCG CTGCGCTCATCGAGGGCACCATCCTATGTATGCACGGCGGCCTGTCGCCGGACCTTCACAATCTTGAGCAG ctgaGGTCGATCGAGAGACCACTCAACGTGCCTGATTCCGGTCTCATATGCGACATACTTTGGGCGGATCCAGAGGAG GAAGTGCGAGGCTGGGCGCCAAATGACCGCGGGGTATCATGGACGTTTGGCGGGGACGTGCTCAGAGCCTTCCTGGAGCACCACAACCTAAGCCTAGTCGTACGCGCCCACCAG GTGGTTGAAGACGGTTACCAGTTTTTTGAGAAGCGGTCGCTGGTAACACTGTTTAGCGCTGCCAACTACTGTGGTGAATTTGACAATGCCGGGGCTGTGATGGGCGTCAGCGAAGACCTCACTTGCTGGTTCAACATACTACCG CCTGACCGCCGCCGCTCCTACATAAAGAAATGA